In a genomic window of Erigeron canadensis isolate Cc75 chromosome 5, C_canadensis_v1, whole genome shotgun sequence:
- the LOC122601490 gene encoding uncharacterized protein LOC122601490 — MDISDQIGRSLEKYTPILLKRLNDTMEGAMNNHIAQMIREEVAINVQREFEKRDREDKGKNTDDEREVEVTGEKGYKKKFTFRDFEVCHPPEYHGDRDPIVCTRWISEIEGAFRTSQCPSHLKVVFAVGMLRNSGKRWWDGLLAIKKEALDHVEWPEFKTMFFKEFRSEAEVTKLRSEFLNDCQGSLSLNEFRSQFLDKAQFCPEFLENDQLLKEQFYMKLKKILREKISLRQMESFSMLADVARDHEIEQTRVDEDVTGRKVESTDSPNKKHKHVGSSSGGFAKNDIPFCHQCKRNHSGVCKASMKGCYNCGQLGHMSRDCKAGSEKPIMCFKCFEGGHMRSSCPLLTGEERQEERRKEVERRNARAYGNQQGRSFQLTVK; from the coding sequence ATGGATATCTCGGATCAAATCGGGAGATCATTAGAGAAGTATACCCCCATTTTACTCAAAAGGTTGAACGACACTATGGAAGGAGCTATGAACAATCATATAGCTCAAATGATTCGAGAAGAGGTGGCAATAAATGTGCAACGAGAATTCGAGAAACGGGATAGAGAAGACAAAGGTAAAAACACTGATGATGAAAGAGAAGTAGAAGTGACGGGGGAGAAGGGTTACAAGAAAAAGTTCACTTTTAGGGATTTCGAAGTATGCCACCCGCCCGAGTATCACGGTGACCGTGATCCCATAGTTTGCACAAGATGGATCTCGGAGATTGAAGGAGCCTTCCGTACTAGCCAATGTCCTTCACATCTCAAGGTTGTATTTGCAGTGGGCATGCTCCGAAATAGTGGGAAGAGATGGTGGGACGGTTTGTTGGCAATAAAGAAAGAAGCTTTGGATCATGTGGAGTGGCCCGAATtcaaaacaatgtttttcaAGGAATTTAGGTCGGAGGCCGAAGTAACTAAATTGAGAAGTGAATTTCTCAATGATTGTCAAGGGAGTTTAAGCTTGAATGAATTTCGCTCTCAATTCTTGGATAAAGCACAGTTTTGTCCGGAATTTCTTGAGAATGATCAATTGCTAAAAGAGCAATTTTACATGAAATTGAAGAAAATCTTGAGGGAAAAGATAAGCTTGCGTCAAATGGAGTCTTTCTCTATGTTAGCGGATGTGGCTCGAGATCATGAGATTGAGCAGACGCGAGTGGATGAGGATGTCACGGGAAGAAAGGTTGAGAGTACCGATTCCccaaacaagaaacataagcacGTTGGAAGTTCAAGCGGAGGATTTGCAAAGAACGACATTCCTTTTTGCCATCAATGCAAAAGGAACCATTCAGGTGTGTGCAAGGCATCAATGAAGGGTTGTTATAATTGTGGACAACTGGGGCATATGAGTCGAGATTGTAAGGCGGGGTCGGAGAAGCCGATCATgtgttttaaatgttttgaagGGGGACATATGAGGAGTTCTTGTCCATTGCTAACTGGAGAGGAGAGGCAAGAAGAAAGGAGAAAAGAAGTGGAAAGAAGGAATGCACGAGCTTATGGAAATCAACAAGGTAGGTCCTTCCAACTTACcgtaaagtaa
- the LOC122601491 gene encoding cysteine proteinase 3-like, with amino-acid sequence MKVDIMREAYHVENQLDQPFCYQISVSDAVSIRYRRKGHELDLKPLKKVILSPQSLIDGKCENNALPLLREPYGLQTREVYPFTMTKPGVDDEIVLRYDDTKPKFTVKSMVEYWDPTTFKSILEENFGNPEKRNPMIGAMKMGSYIHWNSFAPYSHRAIVRDYPGLLRELKKEPLHAMVIVGIDTDEGNNNCVVKNSYGYGWGKDGFGQVNISDLHSIEEIEIPDNNDYLSNLAERLKN; translated from the coding sequence ATGAAGGTTGATATCATGAGGGAAGCATATCATGTAGAAAATCAATTAGATCAACCTTTCTGTTACCAGATTTCTGTATCGGATGCAGTGAGCATAAGGTACAGGAGGAAGGGACATGAGCTTGATCTAAAACCGCTCAAGAAAGTGATTTTGTCGCCACAATCTTTAATCGATGGTAAATGCGAGAATAACGCGTTACCATTGCTTAGAGAACCGTATGGGCTCCAAACTAGAGAGGTTTATCCCTTTACCATGACAAAACCCGGTGTCGATGATGAAATTGTTCTAAGATACGATGACACAAAACCCAAGTTTACGGTTAAGAGCATGGTAGAATACTGGGATCCTACTACCTTCAAGTCGATTTTGGAGGAAAACTTTGGAAACCCAGAAAAACGAAATCCTATGATTGGAGCCATGAAAATGGGGTCTTATATACACTGGAACAGCTTTGCTCCATATAGTCATCGTGCCATTGTTCGGGATTATCCGGGTTTGcttagagagttgaaaaaagaGCCTTTGCATGCTATGGTAATTGTAGGGATCGACACAGACGAAGGGAATAACAATTGTGTCGTAAAAAACTCGTATGGGTATGGATGGGGCAAAGATGGTTTTGGGCAGGTAAACATCAGTGACTTGCATAGTATAGAAGAGATTGAGATACCTGATAATAATGATTATCTGTCAAATTTGGCCGAAAGATTAAAAAATTGA